A single window of Athene noctua chromosome 1, bAthNoc1.hap1.1, whole genome shotgun sequence DNA harbors:
- the LOC141967310 gene encoding uncharacterized protein LOC141967310 yields the protein MEKSKQPTLQKCASATLPSTERLCPLLWSPSLSSLPMSSSSSADTVCSFPEPCPGATADLAAQERSGPAQTPKDDQALVENLGPALGQDPPLERSAGTSQEQVSGDEGEVVQRPRDVEPDPDTPVTMGSTIWAAPGGSSPAEPSPQQRVPTGRMRAWVAPGLCKGGRALRESRAQLCRRVSAWWKRDRQCCCRCSRKPLRQNYP from the exons atggagaagagcaaacaaccgaccctgcagaaatg tgccagcgcgacgttgccgagcacagagcgcctgtgcccgctactgtggtcaccatcgctgagctccctcccgatgagcagctccagttctgcggacaccgtctgctccttcccggagccctgccccggtgccacagcagatctggcggcacaagagcgctcaggacccgcccagacccccaaggatgatcaggcgctggtggagaatctgggaccagccctgggccaggaccccccactggagaggtcagctgggaccagtcaagagcaggtctctggggatgagggcgaagtggtacagagacccagggacgtggagccagaccctgacacccccgtgaccatgggcagcaccatctgggcggcgccgggcgggagcagcccagcggagcccagtccccagcagcgggtgcccacgggcaggatgcgtgcctgggtggccccggggctgtgcaaggggggccgtgccctgcgggagtcccgtgcccagctctgcaggcgtgtcagcgcctggtggaaacgggaccggcagtgctgctgcaggtgctcccgcaagcccctgaggcaaaattatccctga